Below is a window of Flavobacterium cyclinae DNA.
AACTTTGCAGGTTGTGCCGTAATTATTTCGCACGACAGATGGTTTTTAGATAGAGTTTGTACTCATATTTTAGCTTTTGAAGGAGATTCACAAGTGTATTTCTTTGAAGGAAGTTTCTCTGAATATGAAGAAAATAAGAAAAAACGTTTAGGGAAAGATGTGGTTCCTACCCGAATCAAATACAAAAAACTAACTCGATAGAGTATATGAAAAACGCTGGTTAATACCAGCGTTTTTTGTTTTTCTTAGAAGCATCCGATTTTCTTGATTTTGAATTGGGATTTTTCTTGTTTTTGTTTCTTAAATCAGGTTTTGCATCTGGATTTTTAACTTCGTCTTTCCATTCATACGAATGTCCGGTGATAACCTTAACTTTCATTCGAATTAACTTTTCAATATCTTGCCAATATGTTTTTTCGTCTTTTCCACAGAAAGATATTGCTAAACCAGAATTTCCAGCTCGACCAGTACGACCAATTCGGTGTACGTAGGTTTCAGAAATGTTTGGAATATCAAAGTTAATTACAAAGGGTAGTTGTTCAATGTCTATTCCTCTTGCCGCAATATCGGTAGCAACTAAAATATCAATTTCTTTATTTTTAAATTGCTCTAAAACACGTTGACGTGCATTTTGTGATTTATCTCCGTGAATAGCTTCCGCTTTGATTTCTGCTTTTTTTAGAACTTTTACAATATTATCAGCTCCATGTTTTGTTCTAGTGAAAACTAAAGCATTAGTGATATTTTCTTCTAAAATAAGTTGTTTTAACAACAAACGTTTTTCGTCTTTATTTACCAAATAAACTTTTTGCGATACATTTTCAGCCGTACTTGATATTGGTGTTACTGAAATGTATTTTGGTCTGGTTAAAAAAGTATCTGCTAATTCTCTGATAGCTAATGGCATTGTTGCAGAAAACAATAACGTTTGACGATTTTCTGGTGTTAATTTAATGATTTTCTTTACGTCATTAATAAAACCCATATCTAACATTTGATCGGCTTCATCTAAAACCAAATGATGCATGTGATTCAAATCGATAAAACCTTGTTTGTGTAAATCTAAAAAGCGTCCTGGAGTTGCTATTAAAACATCAACCCCCATTTTCAATTCATTTACTTGTGGTACTTGGTTTACACCTCCAAAAATCACTAACGATTTTACATTGGTATATTTTCCATAGGTTTTAAAACTCTCGTCAATTTGTATGGCCAATTCTCTTGTTGGTGTAACTACTAAAGTTCGAATATGTTTTGTTTTTTTTGCTGAACCAACAATTCGGTGGATTAAATTTAAAATAGGAATGGCAAAAGCACCTGTTTTACCAGTTCCAGTTTGGGCACATGCCACTAAATCTTGTCCGGCTAATATTTCAGGAATCGCTTGCTCTTGAATAGGAGTAGGGTTAGTGTAGCCTTCTTCTTCTAAAGCTTGTTGTATATTGTTAAATAATTTTAATTCGTTAAAGGTCATAAATGGTAAATTATCCTATCAAATAAGTTTGATAAGGGTACAAAGATAGTGTTATTTTAGGCAAATTGGTTTTATCCCATTTTTGCCTTCATAAAATCGGTGATTAAGGAAGCAATTAATTTTCCCGTTAAATGATTGTTTTTAGAATCATCAAGTGTTGGAGCTCCCTCACAAATATGGAAATAAGAAGCATTGTGATGTTTTCCAAAAAAGTAAGTAAAATGTCTAGCTTTGTCAACACTGAAGCCGCTCAAAGTCATAGCGCTAGATGGAATATTAGGAATAGCATCTAAGTCTAACTCTACACCAAAAGGTTCGTTTTTAATGAAGTTAAGTGCGTTTTCTAACTCGGTTTCAAAGTTTTTCTCACGTTTTACATCTACTTCTTCATAAGTAACATATTTTACTCTCGAAGTCAATTCTTTCAATGTATTGAAAACACTTTTAGAAACGAAGTTTTCATGCAATCCAAAAACAAAATATTTCTTTAAAAAACCATCTTCAAAAGCATAACTGAATCCGTTTCCAGAATGTCTTCCTTCTAATATTCTAAAATCGGTATGTGCATCAAAATTTATAGCATTAACGGGTTTCCCTTTGGCTAAAGCTAAGCCTTTGATGTTTCCGTAAGCGTTATTGTGTCCGCCACCTATAATAATTGGGATTTTTCCAATAGAACAAATTTGATGAATAATATGTGAAACCTCAATATCAATTTTTTCAACCAATTTGAAAAGTTCTTTTCTGTGTTCTTTTTTTGAATGATCTAAATTTTGAGCAATTTTCATTTCTTCTGAAACATCAAGATGCCCCAGCACAATTAGATTACTTCCTTTACAAAATTTATTATGTTGAATATTGGCTAAACTTTGTAAGGCACTTTCATAAGCGCTAGAAGTGCCTGCACGGCCTAAATTAGCACGAACACCTATGTCTTCTGGTAATCCTATAAGAACAAATTTAGCTTCACTATTACTGATAAATTCTAAAACATCTACATCTTTTGGAATGGTAATTATTTTTTCTCCAAATTTAATTTCTCCACTTCTGTGATGGGTTATTTTAGCTAATTCATTTTGGCTTAAAAGTGCTATATTCTCCATAATTGCATTAAAATACAATCCAAAAATACTATTTTAAAAATAAAATTTGGTTTAAAATTTAAAAAATACTTTAAAAATTGTATTTTTGAAAAAACTAATCAATAACCCCATCAAAATCTAAAAAATGGAAAACAAATCAAACAATTCTGGATTAAAAGCAGCAGTGGTAGTTTTAGCACTTTTACTATTAGGAAGTATTGGCTATATTTTCAAGCTTAATTCAGATAAAACTGAAATTGTAACCACTCTAACTGAAGAAAAAGATAACTTATCAAATGAGCTAAAAGCTAAAATTGCTGAATATGATGCAATGATTGCTGATAATACAGCTTTAAAAGAAGAGTTACAAGCTGAGCAAGCTAAAATGGTTGAACTTTTAGAACAAGTTGAAAAATCTAAAGGAGATGCAGCTGCAATGGCAAAATATAAAAATGAATATTTTCGTTTAAAACGCGAAATGGATAATTTAGTAGCCGAAAATAAAATTTTAAAAGAACAAAATGTTGCATTAACTTCTAGCTTAGATAGTACAAATGTAGTTTTATCAGATGCTAAAAAATTTAATGATACCTTATTAACTCAAAACGAAAGTTTAACTAAAACAGTAGAAAAAGGGTCTAAGTTAGCAGTTTTAAACTTAAAAGTATTAGCAGTTAAACAAAGAAGTTCTGGTAAACAAATTGAAACTGATAAAGCAAGCAGAGCTGATGTACTTAAAGTAAGTTTCTTAATTGCTGAAAATCAAATTGCAAAAACAGGTGCTAGAGAATATTTTGTACAAATAATTGATAGTAAAAATAATATTTTAGGTGAAAAGAAAACGATTCCTGCAGGAGATAAAACATTAACATATAGTTTTGTTTCTACTGTAAAATATGAGAATAAAACCGTTCAAGTAAACGAGGATGTTCCGGGTAAAGACTTTGCTAAAGGAACTTACTTTGTAAATGTATTTGATAAAAATGCAGAATTAGTTTCTAAAACTAGTTTTGAATTAAGATAAACTTATTTTAAAAATAATAAGAAAGTCCAATGTTTCATTGGACTTTTTTTTATAGATATTTTGATAAATAACTTCCTAAACCAACAGCTGATACCGTAAGAATAATTGAAGTTGCCATGTAAATGTATGCAGTAAACTGTTGGTTGTTTTGTAGTAAATTGTAATTTTCTAAAGCAAAACTAGAAAAAGTGGTAAACCCACCACAAAAGCCTACTATTAATAAAAATTTTAAGGGATGATTTTCAGGAAAATATTTTGCCAAATAACCAATCAAAACTCCAATTAATAAACTTCCTAGAATATTAACTAAAAAAGTACTTATTGGGAATAAACTTTGGAAGTATTTTGTGGTTATCCAATGGGTTACATATCGGAACATACTTCCGATTGCACCACCAATTCCTACTAATAATAGAGTTTTAAACATATTATATAAATTTTCCTTCGATCATTACTTTGTCAATTAAATTCGTTCCGAAAGCATAGGGCAATTGGTAAAAACTTGTAATTGGTTTTGTAATGATAAGATTTGCTTTTTTTCCTTTTGTGATACTTCCATGAGAATCTGCAATTCCCATTGCATAAGCTCCGTTGATAGTTGCTGCATTGATAGCTTCTTCTGGTGTCATTTTCATTTTAATACAAGCTGTTGCAACTACAAAATTCATATTTCCTGATGGAGTAGTACCTGGATTGTAATCGGTGGCTAACGCTAATGGTAATCCTGCATTCATCATTTTTCGAGCAGGAGTGTACGGAATACTAATAAAGTATGAACAACTTGGTAAAGCCACTGGAATGGTTTTACTGTTTTTTAATACTTCTATATCTTCATCGGTAACGATTTCTAAATGGTCTACAGATAGTGCATCATTTTCTACACAAGCTTTGATTCCGTTAATAGCAGTGAATTGATTCACGTGGATTTTAGGTTCTAAACCAAATTTTCTACCAGCTTCCATAATTTTTATGGTTTCTTCAACTGAAAAATAACCAGTTTCAAGAAATGCATCTATGTAATCAGCTAAGTTTTCGGATGCAATTTTGGGAAGCATTTCGTTGATAATTAAATCAATATAAGCCGTATGATTTTCTTTATATTCCATTGGAAAAGCATGAGCGCCTAAAAATGTTGCTTTTATCGCTATCGGATAGTTTTCTTTTAAACGTTTGATAACGCGCAACATTTTCAATTCTCCATCAACTGTCAATCCATAACCCGATTTGATTTCGACTGCACCAGTTCCTTGCTGCATAACTTCTTCTAAACGTAGTTTCGATTGCTCGTAAATTTCGTCTTCTGAAGTTTCGTTTAGTTTTTTTGCCGAATTTAAAATTCCGCCACCACGATTTGCAATTTCTTCATACGATAATCCATTAATTCTATCAACAAATTCCTGAATTCTATTGCCGGCATAAACAATATGTGTGTGGCTGTCTACCCAAGTTGGTAAAATTACTTGTCCAGTTGCATCAATGATATCAATATCAGTGCGTTTTGGACAATTTTCCATTGGACCAAAATCAGAAATAAGATTGTTTTCTATTAAAAGATAAGCGTTATCAATTTTAGGTAATATTGCCATATCTGAACCTGAAATTTTATCAATTCCTGCTTCTCTAATTTGTAATAGTTCTTTTATGTTGATGAATAAGGTTTGCATCTAAAATAATTTTTGTAAAAATACTTCTCATTTTTAAAAACTCCTATCTTTATATAAAATTTGTTTGTTTTGAGAAAAATTAAATATAAAAAAGGAAGAAAAGTACATTCGGGTGTAATAGAGTATACCGGTTCGCATAAAGCAACTCCTACTGAAATTCAATTATTTGTATATGATGCGCAAGATGTAATCGAAATGCAACAACTTGATGTTTCAGAAATTCAAAATGCTATAGATATTTCAAAAGTGAATTGGGTTAATGTACATGGATTAAATGAATCTGATAAAATAGTAGCTATTGGAGAAATTTTTGGAGCTGATCATCTTATCATATCCGATATTTTAAATACAACTAAAAGGACAAAATTAGAAGAATACCACGATATTTT
It encodes the following:
- a CDS encoding DEAD/DEAH box helicase — translated: MTFNELKLFNNIQQALEEEGYTNPTPIQEQAIPEILAGQDLVACAQTGTGKTGAFAIPILNLIHRIVGSAKKTKHIRTLVVTPTRELAIQIDESFKTYGKYTNVKSLVIFGGVNQVPQVNELKMGVDVLIATPGRFLDLHKQGFIDLNHMHHLVLDEADQMLDMGFINDVKKIIKLTPENRQTLLFSATMPLAIRELADTFLTRPKYISVTPISSTAENVSQKVYLVNKDEKRLLLKQLILEENITNALVFTRTKHGADNIVKVLKKAEIKAEAIHGDKSQNARQRVLEQFKNKEIDILVATDIAARGIDIEQLPFVINFDIPNISETYVHRIGRTGRAGNSGLAISFCGKDEKTYWQDIEKLIRMKVKVITGHSYEWKDEVKNPDAKPDLRNKNKKNPNSKSRKSDASKKNKKRWY
- a CDS encoding formimidoylglutamase — translated: MENIALLSQNELAKITHHRSGEIKFGEKIITIPKDVDVLEFISNSEAKFVLIGLPEDIGVRANLGRAGTSSAYESALQSLANIQHNKFCKGSNLIVLGHLDVSEEMKIAQNLDHSKKEHRKELFKLVEKIDIEVSHIIHQICSIGKIPIIIGGGHNNAYGNIKGLALAKGKPVNAINFDAHTDFRILEGRHSGNGFSYAFEDGFLKKYFVFGLHENFVSKSVFNTLKELTSRVKYVTYEEVDVKREKNFETELENALNFIKNEPFGVELDLDAIPNIPSSAMTLSGFSVDKARHFTYFFGKHHNASYFHICEGAPTLDDSKNNHLTGKLIASLITDFMKAKMG
- the crcB gene encoding fluoride efflux transporter CrcB; protein product: MFKTLLLVGIGGAIGSMFRYVTHWITTKYFQSLFPISTFLVNILGSLLIGVLIGYLAKYFPENHPLKFLLIVGFCGGFTTFSSFALENYNLLQNNQQFTAYIYMATSIILTVSAVGLGSYLSKYL
- the hutI gene encoding imidazolonepropionase, whose amino-acid sequence is MQTLFINIKELLQIREAGIDKISGSDMAILPKIDNAYLLIENNLISDFGPMENCPKRTDIDIIDATGQVILPTWVDSHTHIVYAGNRIQEFVDRINGLSYEEIANRGGGILNSAKKLNETSEDEIYEQSKLRLEEVMQQGTGAVEIKSGYGLTVDGELKMLRVIKRLKENYPIAIKATFLGAHAFPMEYKENHTAYIDLIINEMLPKIASENLADYIDAFLETGYFSVEETIKIMEAGRKFGLEPKIHVNQFTAINGIKACVENDALSVDHLEIVTDEDIEVLKNSKTIPVALPSCSYFISIPYTPARKMMNAGLPLALATDYNPGTTPSGNMNFVVATACIKMKMTPEEAINAATINGAYAMGIADSHGSITKGKKANLIITKPITSFYQLPYAFGTNLIDKVMIEGKFI